The following coding sequences are from one Eucalyptus grandis isolate ANBG69807.140 chromosome 11, ASM1654582v1, whole genome shotgun sequence window:
- the LOC120289811 gene encoding 5-methyltetrahydropteroyltriglutamate--homocysteine methyltransferase-like, whose translation MASHIVGYPRMGPKRELKFALESFWDGKSSLEDLQRVVADLRSSMWQQMAAAGITYIPSNTFSYHDHVLDSTAMLGAVPPRYGWDGGEIPFDVYSSMARGNGSVPAMEMTRWFDTNYDYTVPELGPDVNFSFASRKAINEYKDAKRLGVDTVPVLLGPVSYLLLSKPANGVDKTFSLLSLLGKLLPIYKKVVSELKAAGAAWVQFDEPTLVLDLDSDQLQAFTEAYSELESCLSGVNVLVQTYFADVPAEAYKVLTSLKGVTGFGLDIVDGDKTLDLIKGGFPTGKYLFAGVVDGKNIWANDLAETLSTLHALESIVGKDKVVVSTSCSLLHTPVDVVNETELNEEIKPWLAFATQKVVEVNALAKALAGQKDEAFYSANTAAQASRKSSQRVKNEAVQKAAATLEGYDHRRATAVSVRLDAQQKKLNLPVIPTTTIGSFPQSEELRRVHREFEDKRMSWEEYVKAIEVEIKKVVKLQEELDIDVLIHGEPERNDTVEYFGEQLSGLAFTINGWVQSYGTHYVKPPIIYGDVSRPKPMTVFWSTAAQSMTARPIKGMLTGPVTILNRCFVRNDQPRFQTCYQIALAIKDEVEDLEKAGIKVIQIDEATLREGLPLRMSEQSFYLDWAVHSFRITNCGVKDTTQIQTHMCYSHFNNIIHSIIDMDADVFTIENTRSDGKLLSVFCEGVECVAGIGLGVYDSHSPRITSTEEIVDRITEILDVLEPKRVWVNPDRGLKNRKYIEVKPALENMVAAAVLVLTQLASAMEAVYRSWE comes from the exons ATGGCGTCCCACATCGTTGGATATCCTCGCATGGGCCCCAAGAGGGAGCTCAAGTTTGCCCTCGAATCGTTCTGGGATGGAAAGAGCAGTTTGGAGGATTTGCAGAGAGTCGTAGCTGATCTTAGGTCATCGATGTGGCAGCAGATGGCCGCTGCCGGCATCACGTACATTCCCAGCAACACCTTCTCATACCATGATCATGTGCTTGACAGCACCGCAATGCTCGGTGCTGTTCCTCCCAGATATGGTTGGGATGGTGGTGAGATCCCATTCGATGTATACTCCTCCATGGCCAGAGGAAACGGCTCCGTCCCCGCTATGGAAATGACCAGGTGGTTTGACACCAACTA CGACTACACGGTGCCTGAATTGGGTCCCGATGTCAACTTCTCTTTTGCATCTCGGAAGGCCATCAACGAGTACAAGGACGCCAAGAGG CTTGGAGTAGATACTGTTCCGGTCCTTCTTGGCCCGGTGTCCTATCTGCTGCTATCCAAGCCTGCAAATGGTGTTGACAAGACCTTTTCTCTTCTGTCCCTCCTCGGAAAATTACTTCCCATCTACAA GAAGGTTGTGTCCGAACTTAAGGCAGCTGGCGCTGCATGGGTTCAGTTTGATGAGCCCACCCTTGTGTTGGATCTTGATTCTGACCAACTGCAAGCATTTACTGAAGCATACTCGGAACTAGAATCATGTCTTTCTGGCGTGAATGTTCTCGTCCAAACCTATTTTGCTGATGTTCCTGCTGAGGCATATAAAGTTCTTACTTCCTTGAAGGGCGTCACTGGATTTGGATTGGATATAGTCGATGGAGACAAGACTCTTGATCTAATCAAGGGTGGTTTCCCCACAGGCAAGTATCTCTTTGCTGGAGTTGTCGATGGAAAGAACATCTGGGCCAATGATCTTGCTGAAACACTCAGCACCCTCCATGCTCTCGAGAGCATCGTGGGAAAAG ACAAAGTTGTGGTCTCCACCTCTTGCTCTCTTTTGCACACTCCTGTCGACGTAGTTAACGAGACTGAgttaaatgaggaaatcaagCCATGGCTTGCATTTGCTACTCAGAAGGTTGTTGAAGTCAACGCCTTGGCCAAGGCATTGGCTGGACAAAAGGATGAG GCATTCTACTCAGCTAATACTGCTGCTCAGGCCTCAAGAAAGTCCTCTCAAAGAGTAAAAAACGAAGCTGTCCAAAAGGCT GCTGCTACTTTGGAGGGCTATGATCATCGCCGTGCCACAGCTGTGAGTGTTAGACTTGATGCTCAGCAAAAGAAACTTAATTTGCCAGTCATCCCAACAACCACCATTGGCTCCTTCCCTCAGAGCGAGGAACTCAGAAGAGTGCACCGTGAGTTTGAGGACAAAAG GATGTCTTGGGAAGAATATGTTAAGGCCATCGAGGTGGAAATTAAGAAAGTTGTCAAGCTTCAAGAAGAGCTTGACATAGATGTCTTGATTCATGGGGAGCCTGAG AGGAATGATACGGTTGAATACTTTGGGGAGCAGTTGTCAGGTTTGGCTTTCACCATTAACGGGTGGGTGCAATCTTATGGAACTCATTACGTGAAGCCACCCATCATCTATGGTGATGTGAGCCGCCCCAAGCCAATGACTGTCTTCTGGTCCACCGCGGCCCAAAGCATGACTGCTCGCCCGATTAAGGGAATGCTTACAGGCCCTGTCACCATTCTCAACCGGTGCTTTGTCCGAAATGACCAACCTAG ATTTCAAACTTGCTACCAAATTGCCTTGGCCATAAAAGACGAAGTCGAGGATCTTGAGAAGGCAGGGATTAAAgttattcaaattgatgag GCAACTTTGAGAGAGGGTCTGCCACTGAGAATGTCTGAACAATCTTTCTACTTGGATTGGGCTGTCCACTCTTTTAGAATCACTAACTGTGGTGTCAAGGATACTACCCAG ATCCAAACTCACATGTGCTACTCCCACTTCAATAACATCATCCACTCAATCATTGACATGGATGCTGATGTCTTCACAATCGAGAACACTCGCTCTGATGGGAAGCTTCTTTCAGTTTTCTGCGAGGGAGTCGAGTGTGTTGCTGGGATTGGCCTTGGTGTCTATGACAGTCACTCTCCAAGAATTACATCAACTGAAGAGATCGTTGACAGAATCACAGAGATTCTTGATGTGCTCGAACCAAAAAGAGTGTGGGTTAACCCTGACCGTGGACTCAAGAATCGTAAATACATTGAGGTCAAGCCTGCGCTTGAGAACATGGTTGCTGCTGCCGTGCTCGTCCTCACCCAACTTGCCAGTGCTATGGAGGCGGTATACAGAAGTTGGGAGTAA